The window AGTACGGCTCGCAGGTCATCCGCAATTTCGGCGAGATGATGCAGGTCGGCGACGACCGGCCGGATCTCGGCTTCCATCCGGGCGGCTACCTGTTCCTCGCCAATAGCCCGGCGCAGGTGCAGGTGCTGCGCGAGAACCACGCGGCGCAGGTCTCCTGCGGCGCCGATGTCGTGCTGTGGAACCGCGACGAGCTGGCGAACGCCTTCCCGCACCTCAACGTCGCCGACATCGAACTCGCCTCCTACGGCCGGTCCGGCGAGGGCTGGTTCAACAATACCGGCCTGATGTACGGCTTCCGGAACAAGGCCCGTTCGCTCGGTGTCGACTACATCACGGACGAAGCCGTGGCCATCGGCCGCGATGGCGACCGGGTGACGTCGGTGACGCTGAAATCGGGTGCGGTCGTCGAGGCCGGCACGATCGTCAACGCCTCCGGCCCCCGCGCGGCACTGACCGCCCGCATGGCCGGCCTCGACATTCCCGTCGAGCCGCGCAAGCGCACCCTGTTCGTCTTCGATTGCGCCCGAACGCCGGAGGGAACGGCGCGGGTCAACCAGGGGCGTCTTCCGCTGATGATCGATCCGTCCGGCGTGTTCTGCCGGCCCGAAGGGCGCTTCTTCCTTGCGGGTTGCCCGCCGGTGGAGGACCCGGCGGCCGACTGGGACGATTTCGAGCCGCGCTACGAGGAATTCGAGGAG is drawn from Shinella sp. PSBB067 and contains these coding sequences:
- a CDS encoding FAD-binding oxidoreductase; the protein is MKERYDVVIVGGAVIGSAVAYYLSANPDFDGSVLVVERDPTYLKAATSLSSSSIRTQFSNPINVKISQYGSQVIRNFGEMMQVGDDRPDLGFHPGGYLFLANSPAQVQVLRENHAAQVSCGADVVLWNRDELANAFPHLNVADIELASYGRSGEGWFNNTGLMYGFRNKARSLGVDYITDEAVAIGRDGDRVTSVTLKSGAVVEAGTIVNASGPRAALTARMAGLDIPVEPRKRTLFVFDCARTPEGTARVNQGRLPLMIDPSGVFCRPEGRFFLAGCPPVEDPAADWDDFEPRYEEFEEIIWPALAGRSPDFEAIKAVNQWAGHYDFNTLDHNLVVGRHPAVRNFVFANGFSGHGLQQGPATGRGVCELIVYGEYRTLDLTEVGYERIVDNRPFLEKAVI